From a single Alkalihalophilus pseudofirmus genomic region:
- the rpmA gene encoding 50S ribosomal protein L27, producing MLKMNLQFFASKKGVGSTKNGRDSRSKRLGAKRADGQTVTGGSILVRQRGTRVYPGTNVGKGGDDTLFAKVDGVVKYERVGRDRKQVSVYPA from the coding sequence ATGTTAAAAATGAACCTTCAATTTTTCGCATCGAAAAAAGGGGTAGGTAGTACAAAGAACGGACGTGACTCACGTTCTAAGCGTCTTGGTGCTAAACGTGCTGACGGTCAAACCGTAACAGGCGGATCTATCCTAGTTCGTCAACGCGGTACACGTGTTTACCCTGGTACAAACGTTGGTAAAGGCGGCGACGATACTCTTTTCGCGAAAGTAGACGGCGTTGTTAAATACGAGCGTGTAGGACGCGATCGCAAACAAGTGAGCGTATACCCTGCATAA
- a CDS encoding ribosomal-processing cysteine protease Prp produces the protein MITVLIERNANQQIDSFTMSGHADSGPYGHDLVCAGASAVSFGAVNAIAALCSVELDIQMEEEGGFLRCGVPTGLDNATYEKVQLLLEGMIVSLQSMAEEYSEYIEIK, from the coding sequence ATGATCACTGTTCTTATTGAACGTAATGCTAATCAACAGATTGATTCTTTTACGATGAGTGGACATGCTGACTCCGGTCCGTATGGTCATGACCTCGTTTGCGCTGGCGCTTCAGCTGTTTCTTTTGGAGCGGTCAATGCGATTGCTGCCCTGTGCAGTGTAGAGCTTGATATCCAAATGGAAGAGGAAGGCGGGTTTCTCCGCTGCGGTGTTCCAACTGGTTTGGATAACGCCACATATGAGAAAGTTCAGCTCCTCCTTGAAGGGATGATTGTATCTCTTCAATCGATGGCTGAAGAATACAGCGAGTATATTGAAATAAAGTAA
- the rplU gene encoding 50S ribosomal protein L21, whose product MYAIIETGGKQIKVQEGQEIYIEKLDAEAGDVVSFDKVLMIGGNDVKVGAPLVEGATVSAKVEKHGRQKKIIVYKMKAKKNYRRKQGHRQPYTKVVIDKINA is encoded by the coding sequence ATGTACGCAATTATTGAAACTGGTGGTAAACAAATCAAGGTTCAAGAAGGTCAAGAAATCTACATCGAGAAATTAGATGCTGAAGCTGGTGATGTTGTTAGCTTTGACAAAGTACTTATGATCGGTGGTAACGATGTAAAGGTCGGTGCTCCTTTAGTAGAGGGCGCAACTGTTTCGGCTAAAGTTGAAAAACACGGTCGTCAAAAGAAAATCATCGTTTACAAGATGAAGGCTAAGAAGAACTATCGTCGTAAGCAAGGTCATCGTCAACCTTACACTAAAGTAGTTATCGACAAGATCAACGCTTAA
- a CDS encoding Rne/Rng family ribonuclease — MNRKIYFNTATRERRAAIVENGQVVELLVERPAENRIVGNVYIGRVVNVLPGMQAAFVDIGREKNGFLYRDDLLSFHLSEEAEDVKKQRNITEFVTKGQELLVQVTKEGFGQKGPRLSGVVSMPGKYTVYMPEGGYVGVSRRMGTEEERERLRRIGEDLLKENEGMIIRTVCEDAKPEVIEQDLHFLRTSWESVWQEVKEKRAPALIHQGSSLIEKMMLDFSLNQIDEIVIDDADDYQTLKALLAPYSDVHEKVRLYHDKENIFSVFGIDKELDKALRRQIWLKNGAYLIVDQTEALTVIDVNTGKFTGKTDLQDTVRKTNLEAAKEIARQLRLRDTSGIIIIDFIDMKREEDREYVLEAFKRGLKQDRTKTNVVGLTGLGLVEMTRKKVRQSLQASLSKACPTCKEQGSVLSDEAQAYKIERLIWEYRGMDHEAILIELPSAVSAVLAGPKGELLKQLEEATGFRILLMPNKHMPEEAFAIRFMGDLEEAASQLERLKQKKG, encoded by the coding sequence GTGAATCGAAAAATCTATTTTAATACAGCGACAAGAGAACGCCGCGCTGCAATAGTGGAGAATGGGCAGGTAGTGGAGTTACTAGTAGAGCGCCCTGCAGAAAATCGAATTGTAGGTAATGTATACATAGGCAGAGTCGTTAATGTTCTGCCAGGCATGCAGGCAGCATTTGTCGATATCGGGCGCGAAAAAAATGGCTTCCTCTATCGGGATGATCTTCTAAGTTTTCATTTATCAGAAGAAGCGGAAGATGTGAAAAAACAACGGAATATTACAGAATTTGTGACAAAAGGGCAAGAACTTTTAGTTCAAGTCACAAAGGAAGGATTCGGGCAAAAAGGACCTCGTTTATCAGGAGTAGTCTCAATGCCTGGTAAATACACTGTGTATATGCCAGAAGGCGGGTATGTTGGAGTGTCCCGCCGTATGGGGACAGAAGAAGAGAGAGAGCGGCTGCGCAGGATTGGAGAAGATCTTCTTAAGGAAAACGAAGGAATGATTATCCGAACAGTTTGCGAAGACGCGAAGCCGGAGGTGATCGAGCAAGATCTTCATTTTCTCCGAACGAGCTGGGAGAGTGTGTGGCAGGAGGTAAAAGAAAAGAGGGCTCCTGCTTTAATTCATCAGGGCTCGAGTTTAATTGAGAAAATGATGCTTGATTTTTCTTTGAATCAAATTGATGAGATCGTAATTGATGATGCTGATGACTACCAGACGTTGAAAGCTCTCCTTGCTCCCTACTCTGATGTTCATGAAAAAGTAAGGCTCTATCATGACAAAGAAAATATCTTCTCGGTATTTGGAATAGATAAAGAGCTAGATAAGGCGTTAAGAAGGCAGATATGGCTGAAAAACGGGGCCTACCTCATCGTTGATCAAACGGAGGCGTTAACAGTCATTGATGTGAATACCGGCAAGTTCACGGGGAAAACGGATCTTCAAGATACGGTGCGGAAAACCAACCTAGAAGCAGCTAAGGAAATTGCAAGACAGCTTAGACTTAGGGATACTTCAGGTATTATTATTATTGACTTTATTGATATGAAACGAGAAGAAGATCGTGAATATGTGTTAGAAGCTTTTAAACGAGGGCTGAAGCAGGATCGGACGAAGACGAATGTGGTAGGCTTAACAGGACTTGGGCTTGTTGAGATGACGCGGAAAAAAGTGCGTCAAAGCTTGCAGGCAAGTCTTTCAAAAGCATGTCCAACTTGTAAGGAGCAGGGATCTGTTTTATCAGATGAGGCACAGGCTTATAAAATTGAACGCTTAATATGGGAGTACCGCGGAATGGACCATGAAGCCATTCTGATTGAACTTCCTTCTGCCGTGTCTGCTGTTCTGGCTGGGCCAAAAGGGGAATTATTAAAGCAGCTTGAAGAAGCGACAGGCTTTAGGATCTTACTTATGCCGAATAAGCACATGCCAGAAGAAGCCTTTGCGATTCGCTTTATGGGAGACTTAGAAGAAGCAGCAAGCCAGCTTGAACGGTTAAAACAGAAAAAAGGGTAA
- a CDS encoding M50 family metallopeptidase, whose protein sequence is MSSLWYLLSKMKINPFFWVVLGGGVITGYFREVLLVFAIVFIHEMGHAIAAHSFKWRIHKIELLPFGGVAEVEDSGNRPIKEELIVILAGPLQHVWMIGLSYILLYLDVWSQSTHELFVWHNLTILLVNLAPILPLDGGRFIQLLYMKYFSYHMALIRSWSASCAVLGVVTIFSAALFPFHLNLWVVLSFLMIVHYLEWKQRHYRMMRFLIGRPKTEKVPKKKIKSVAVSGQLSLFDGIKKMYRGYIHEFHYLDPATKKRVTVCEAQVLDALIQKKQWQITFAELASR, encoded by the coding sequence TTGAGTAGTCTATGGTATCTGCTCTCTAAAATGAAGATCAATCCCTTCTTCTGGGTCGTGCTTGGAGGAGGGGTAATCACTGGATATTTTCGTGAAGTGCTTCTCGTTTTTGCAATCGTGTTTATACATGAAATGGGTCATGCGATAGCAGCTCATTCGTTTAAGTGGAGGATTCACAAAATTGAGCTGCTCCCTTTTGGCGGAGTAGCGGAGGTGGAAGACAGCGGGAACCGGCCGATAAAAGAAGAGTTGATTGTCATTCTCGCAGGGCCGCTTCAGCATGTTTGGATGATTGGATTATCTTATATCCTGCTTTATCTGGACGTATGGTCGCAGTCTACACATGAATTATTTGTTTGGCATAACCTCACCATTTTGCTCGTTAATTTAGCTCCTATCTTGCCGCTTGATGGAGGAAGGTTCATTCAATTGCTGTACATGAAGTATTTCTCTTATCATATGGCATTAATAAGATCGTGGTCTGCCTCTTGTGCAGTGTTGGGAGTGGTTACGATCTTTAGTGCAGCGCTATTTCCCTTTCATTTAAATTTATGGGTCGTATTAAGCTTTCTGATGATCGTTCATTATCTGGAGTGGAAGCAGAGGCATTATCGAATGATGCGATTTTTAATTGGAAGACCTAAAACCGAAAAGGTTCCAAAAAAGAAAATCAAATCTGTGGCTGTATCAGGACAGCTCTCCCTCTTTGACGGAATCAAAAAAATGTATAGAGGATATATTCATGAATTTCACTATCTTGATCCTGCGACGAAAAAGAGGGTCACGGTTTGCGAGGCACAAGTGTTGGATGCCCTTATTCAAAAAAAACAGTGGCAGATAACATTTGCTGAGCTGGCATCAAGGTAA
- a CDS encoding M23 family metallopeptidase: protein MSKQLNKVKKRLESRRREIQGNVKQRERTAPMLVHKHEDAREEPDFYVEPGSFKSTPPLKKGQDHFLIRAMLSVCIFLIIAIMFKTGAPQFEGVRQFVKGSYEQEFQFAAVANWYENQFGRPLALLPEPRDVALGDVNEEEPEAEMVYAVPASGQISEGFEQNGRGVYIETGANTSIEAAKGGYVITVGGIDDEEIGKAVVVQHYDGTESIYGLLNDIHVNMYDHIQAGHEIGTVSTNEEGRGVYYFALKQGDQYIDPSDVISFE, encoded by the coding sequence ATGTCTAAGCAGCTGAATAAAGTCAAAAAGCGTTTAGAGTCAAGGAGAAGAGAGATACAGGGGAATGTAAAACAAAGAGAAAGAACCGCTCCGATGCTTGTTCATAAGCATGAGGATGCAAGAGAAGAGCCTGATTTTTACGTCGAACCAGGATCGTTTAAAAGTACTCCGCCATTAAAGAAGGGACAAGATCATTTCTTAATCCGGGCTATGCTCTCTGTCTGCATCTTTCTTATCATTGCCATCATGTTTAAAACAGGAGCTCCTCAATTTGAAGGAGTCAGACAGTTTGTGAAAGGTTCGTATGAACAAGAATTTCAATTTGCTGCTGTGGCCAATTGGTATGAAAATCAATTTGGACGGCCGCTGGCTCTATTGCCAGAGCCAAGAGATGTGGCGTTAGGTGACGTAAATGAAGAGGAACCGGAAGCGGAGATGGTCTATGCCGTACCAGCATCCGGCCAGATTAGTGAAGGCTTTGAACAGAATGGACGAGGCGTCTATATTGAAACAGGCGCTAATACAAGTATAGAAGCGGCAAAGGGCGGCTATGTAATTACTGTAGGCGGCATCGATGATGAGGAGATTGGCAAGGCTGTTGTCGTGCAGCATTATGATGGAACCGAATCAATCTATGGGCTGTTAAATGACATTCATGTAAATATGTATGACCACATTCAAGCCGGCCATGAGATTGGCACGGTATCAACTAATGAGGAAGGGAGAGGAGTCTATTACTTTGCTTTAAAACAGGGAGATCAGTACATTGATCCTAGTGATGTGATTTCATTTGAGTAG
- a CDS encoding molybdenum cofactor guanylyltransferase yields MERKYLGVVLAGGQSRRYGRQKALAHYQSKPFFMHSLDALKDLTEEQLIICHPAILKDIKAKTKTSVVLDHPKYQGLGPLAGLYTAMSTKDAEWYVTAPCDTPYIHTDVYKKLIKIQQETTSQAIIPIIEGRKQPLIGLYHKSLQHTISQLLDQEIYKVGALLEAADTYLAADSSFDPEAFHNVNKPEDWPEAKLD; encoded by the coding sequence ATGGAGAGAAAATACCTTGGAGTTGTTTTGGCTGGAGGACAGTCAAGAAGATATGGGCGCCAAAAAGCCCTAGCACACTATCAGAGCAAGCCATTTTTCATGCATAGTTTAGACGCATTGAAGGACCTAACTGAAGAACAGCTCATTATCTGCCATCCTGCTATCTTAAAAGACATTAAAGCCAAGACAAAAACATCCGTTGTTCTAGACCACCCTAAATATCAAGGGTTAGGACCATTAGCCGGATTATACACAGCAATGAGTACAAAAGATGCTGAGTGGTATGTAACAGCTCCTTGTGATACACCTTATATACATACAGATGTCTATAAAAAGCTGATTAAGATACAACAGGAAACAACTTCACAAGCCATTATTCCGATTATAGAAGGACGAAAACAGCCATTAATCGGTCTCTACCATAAAAGTCTGCAGCATACGATCAGCCAGCTGCTAGATCAAGAAATATATAAAGTAGGAGCCTTGCTAGAAGCGGCAGATACCTACTTAGCAGCTGATTCTTCATTCGATCCGGAAGCGTTTCACAATGTCAACAAACCAGAAGACTGGCCAGAAGCAAAACTAGATTAA
- a CDS encoding aldo/keto reductase, protein MKKRKIGTTDLEVSEIGLGCMSLGTDQNYATQIIDAALDAGINYFDTADLYDKGLNEQFVGNAIKHRRNDLILATKAGNRFERDREGWEWDPSKKHIKSAVKDSLTRLQTDYIDLYQLHGGTIEDPIDETIEAFEELKQEGVIRHYGISSIRPNVIKEYVKRSNVESVMMQYSLLDRRAEEWFSLLDDHQTSVVARGPLAKGLLAKKPLSAAGEKIQKDGYLDYTFEELKVVLDKLSFHDEFKRPLSELALHYCLAHPTVAAVVCGASSIEQIEDNVRAVETNPLTAEQVTWLKSLTKASTYEQHRS, encoded by the coding sequence TTGAAAAAAAGAAAAATAGGAACAACAGATTTAGAAGTAAGTGAAATAGGACTTGGCTGTATGTCGCTTGGAACAGACCAAAATTATGCCACTCAAATTATCGATGCGGCCCTAGATGCTGGTATCAATTATTTTGATACAGCCGACCTTTATGATAAAGGATTAAACGAACAATTTGTCGGCAATGCCATTAAGCACCGTAGAAATGATCTGATCCTTGCAACGAAAGCTGGCAATCGGTTTGAGAGGGACAGGGAAGGCTGGGAATGGGATCCTTCTAAAAAGCATATTAAATCAGCCGTGAAAGACAGTTTAACCCGTCTGCAAACAGATTACATTGACCTCTATCAGCTTCACGGCGGAACCATTGAAGACCCGATTGACGAGACCATTGAAGCGTTTGAAGAATTGAAACAAGAAGGGGTAATCCGCCATTACGGAATCTCTTCGATTAGACCTAATGTGATTAAAGAATATGTGAAACGTTCGAATGTAGAAAGTGTGATGATGCAGTACAGCTTGCTTGACCGCCGCGCTGAGGAGTGGTTTTCTCTATTAGATGACCACCAAACCTCTGTTGTCGCAAGAGGGCCGCTCGCTAAAGGATTATTAGCCAAAAAACCTCTAAGCGCCGCAGGAGAAAAAATCCAAAAAGATGGTTATCTGGACTACACATTTGAGGAATTAAAAGTGGTGCTCGATAAACTTTCATTTCATGATGAATTCAAACGCCCATTGTCTGAGCTTGCTTTGCATTACTGTCTGGCGCACCCAACTGTTGCCGCTGTCGTATGCGGGGCTAGCAGTATCGAACAAATTGAGGATAATGTGCGCGCAGTAGAAACAAATCCATTAACCGCAGAACAGGTAACATGGCTAAAATCTCTTACAAAAGCCTCTACCTATGAGCAGCATCGCAGCTAA
- the moaD gene encoding molybdopterin converting factor subunit 1 has translation MMITLLLFAELAERLNTKEMQIDASGKTLKEVKEMVKEKHAGIEHVIDQSMVAVNEEYAEDTEVLKDGDVIAFIPPVSGG, from the coding sequence ATGATGATTACGTTATTATTATTTGCTGAGTTAGCTGAGCGTCTGAACACAAAAGAAATGCAAATCGATGCTTCAGGAAAAACGCTTAAAGAAGTGAAAGAAATGGTAAAAGAGAAGCACGCGGGAATTGAGCATGTGATTGATCAATCGATGGTTGCTGTAAACGAAGAGTATGCAGAAGATACTGAAGTCCTTAAAGACGGTGATGTGATTGCATTTATTCCTCCAGTTAGCGGCGGATGA
- a CDS encoding molybdenum cofactor biosynthesis protein MoaE, with protein MENLYEITRDPISIEAIVKKVEHPHAGAINTFIGTVRELTHGKRTIYLAYEAYESMAIKKLAQIGEEIKKKWPDTRVAITHRIGQLEISEIAVVIAVSTPHRNDSYEASRYAIERIKEIVPIWKKEHWEDGEKWMGDQLEKVAYPTGKPPKGDE; from the coding sequence ATGGAGAATTTATACGAGATTACAAGAGATCCAATTAGTATAGAAGCAATTGTGAAAAAGGTAGAACATCCTCATGCAGGTGCGATTAATACATTCATCGGCACGGTTCGAGAGCTTACACATGGAAAGCGTACGATTTATTTGGCCTATGAAGCGTATGAGTCAATGGCAATTAAAAAGCTTGCCCAAATTGGGGAGGAAATTAAAAAAAAGTGGCCGGATACAAGAGTAGCCATCACTCATCGGATCGGGCAGCTTGAAATTAGTGAAATAGCTGTTGTGATTGCGGTCTCTACTCCTCACCGTAACGATTCCTATGAAGCGAGCCGTTATGCGATTGAGCGCATTAAAGAGATTGTGCCGATCTGGAAGAAGGAGCATTGGGAAGACGGGGAAAAATGGATGGGCGATCAGCTTGAAAAAGTAGCCTATCCAACTGGTAAACCACCTAAAGGAGACGAATGA
- the mobB gene encoding molybdopterin-guanine dinucleotide biosynthesis protein B — protein sequence MGVNSIIQVVGYKNSGKTTLIEKVIADLAERGLRIGTIKHHGHATKLVSLDSGTDSWKHRQAGAAASLVMNEDGALQLQAAQEQKPSLDQLLTMYQTLDLDGVLVEGFKQEDYPKLIIVKEESDLKLVDTLKQVEAIVTALPIKRVDLPVFHLNDAARISEWIITRWEKK from the coding sequence GTGGGAGTAAATTCTATCATTCAAGTGGTAGGGTATAAAAACAGCGGAAAAACAACGTTAATCGAGAAAGTCATTGCTGACCTAGCTGAAAGAGGTTTGAGGATAGGAACAATCAAGCACCACGGACATGCGACCAAGCTTGTATCTTTAGATTCTGGCACAGACTCATGGAAACATCGTCAAGCTGGTGCGGCTGCAAGTCTCGTCATGAATGAAGATGGTGCTCTGCAATTGCAGGCGGCCCAAGAACAAAAGCCATCACTAGATCAACTGCTCACAATGTATCAAACTCTTGATCTTGATGGAGTCCTTGTGGAAGGGTTTAAGCAAGAAGATTACCCAAAACTAATCATTGTAAAAGAAGAGAGTGATCTTAAGCTAGTCGATACATTAAAACAGGTAGAAGCAATTGTGACTGCCTTGCCAATAAAGAGAGTGGACTTGCCGGTGTTTCATTTAAATGATGCCGCACGGATTAGTGAATGGATTATAACGCGTTGGGAGAAGAAATAA
- a CDS encoding molybdopterin molybdotransferase MoeA, translated as MVERRKPIAVSEAVTRVMKYIKEGRVEMISIDECDGYYLAEEIKADHDVPPFDKSPYDGFAIRAEDTVSATREHPVILEVIEEIGAGSVASKTLKEGEAIRIMTGAQIPAAADAVVQFELTREFKEAERDFIEIKRSFLAGDNVSKQGEDTTKGSKLVSKGAKITPGVKALLATFGYAKVPVYQKPKVGIFATGTELLDVGDELVPGKIRNSNAYMTAGQLKKAGAEPVYFGKLVDDFDQCYEALSNAVDQVDFLITTGGVSVGDYDYLPAIYEKLGAEVLFNKVGMRPGSVTTVAALGDKLLFGLSGNPSACYVGFELFVRPILLSSFSHDKPHLQKERAVLDADFPKPNPFTRFVRSRVSIKEGRLHVIPTGLDKSGSVTSLSDANALIVLPGGTRGFTTGMNVEVLLLDGEGSKWPWE; from the coding sequence TTGGTAGAAAGAAGAAAGCCGATCGCAGTTTCTGAAGCGGTTACACGAGTGATGAAGTACATAAAAGAAGGAAGAGTAGAGATGATATCCATTGATGAGTGTGATGGATACTATTTAGCGGAAGAAATAAAGGCAGATCATGATGTGCCGCCTTTTGACAAATCTCCATATGATGGATTTGCCATCCGTGCCGAAGATACGGTTTCTGCAACAAGAGAACACCCTGTCATTTTAGAAGTAATTGAAGAAATAGGGGCAGGGTCGGTTGCTTCCAAAACCTTGAAAGAGGGAGAAGCCATCCGGATTATGACAGGCGCTCAAATTCCAGCTGCTGCAGATGCGGTGGTGCAGTTTGAGTTAACAAGAGAGTTTAAAGAAGCTGAGCGGGATTTTATAGAAATTAAGCGTTCGTTCCTAGCAGGGGATAATGTGTCAAAGCAAGGTGAAGATACGACCAAAGGATCTAAATTAGTTTCAAAAGGAGCTAAAATCACACCCGGGGTCAAGGCGCTGCTTGCAACGTTTGGATATGCAAAGGTACCAGTGTATCAGAAACCCAAAGTGGGAATCTTTGCGACAGGAACAGAACTGCTTGATGTGGGTGATGAACTTGTACCTGGAAAGATCCGTAACAGCAATGCCTATATGACCGCCGGACAGCTTAAAAAAGCGGGAGCAGAGCCTGTTTATTTTGGGAAGCTGGTAGATGATTTTGATCAATGCTATGAAGCATTAAGCAATGCCGTCGATCAAGTTGATTTTTTAATCACAACTGGCGGAGTATCTGTAGGCGATTATGATTATCTGCCTGCCATTTATGAGAAGTTAGGAGCAGAGGTGTTATTTAATAAGGTTGGGATGAGGCCAGGTAGTGTGACAACGGTCGCGGCACTTGGCGATAAACTGTTGTTCGGTTTATCGGGCAACCCGTCGGCATGCTATGTCGGCTTTGAGCTTTTTGTTCGTCCGATCCTTCTATCTAGCTTCAGCCATGACAAGCCTCATCTGCAAAAAGAGCGAGCAGTGTTGGACGCAGACTTTCCTAAACCAAACCCGTTTACCCGTTTTGTCCGCAGCAGGGTAAGCATTAAAGAAGGGCGTCTTCACGTGATTCCTACCGGTCTTGATAAATCAGGTTCTGTTACCTCGCTTAGTGATGCCAATGCTTTGATCGTACTGCCGGGCGGGACAAGAGGATTTACAACTGGAATGAATGTTGAGGTGCTCTTATTAGATGGTGAGGGAAGCAAGTGGCCGTGGGAGTAA
- a CDS encoding MogA/MoaB family molybdenum cofactor biosynthesis protein has product MSVEQHKKEAPAEVRCMILTVSDTKSYDTDKSGTLIREMLEEGGHSVTEYQIVRDEYSQIQHWLKIAASRADIDAILINGGTGIALRDTTYEAVRDSLDKEMPGFGEVFRYLSFVEDIGTAAILSRAIAGVRDGKAIFSMPGSPGAVKLAMDRIIVPELGHVMREILKDR; this is encoded by the coding sequence ATGTCAGTAGAACAACATAAGAAAGAAGCGCCAGCTGAAGTGCGTTGTATGATTTTAACGGTTTCAGATACTAAGTCGTATGATACAGATAAAAGCGGAACGTTAATCCGTGAAATGTTAGAAGAGGGCGGACATAGTGTAACAGAGTACCAGATTGTACGTGACGAGTACAGCCAAATCCAGCATTGGTTAAAGATTGCAGCGAGCCGTGCTGATATTGATGCCATTTTAATTAACGGCGGTACAGGGATCGCATTGCGTGATACTACGTATGAAGCCGTTCGTGACAGTTTGGATAAAGAAATGCCTGGGTTTGGAGAAGTGTTCCGTTATTTAAGCTTTGTCGAAGATATTGGAACAGCAGCTATTTTAAGCCGCGCGATTGCTGGTGTCAGAGATGGAAAAGCTATCTTTTCAATGCCAGGATCACCAGGTGCGGTGAAGCTTGCAATGGACAGAATCATTGTGCCAGAGCTTGGCCATGTGATGAGAGAGATTTTAAAAGATCGTTAA
- the moaC gene encoding cyclic pyranopterin monophosphate synthase MoaC produces MSELTHFNEQGRAKMVDISDKQETTRTAIAHTSIEVTNEIHQKIEEGKIGKGDVLSVAQVAGIMAAKNTSQWIPMCHPLSLTGINIRFSWEQQEQKWVLKIEAEVKTKGKTGVEMEALTAASATALTVYDMCKALDKGMVIGQTYLSHKSGGKNGDYHRA; encoded by the coding sequence ATGAGTGAACTGACCCATTTTAATGAACAAGGACGCGCCAAAATGGTTGATATTTCTGATAAACAAGAAACAACAAGAACAGCCATTGCTCATACAAGCATTGAAGTAACAAATGAGATTCATCAAAAGATTGAGGAAGGAAAGATTGGAAAAGGTGATGTTCTCTCTGTTGCCCAAGTGGCTGGTATTATGGCGGCTAAAAACACGTCACAATGGATCCCGATGTGCCACCCACTCTCCCTTACTGGCATCAACATCCGCTTTTCATGGGAACAGCAAGAACAAAAATGGGTGCTCAAGATCGAAGCTGAGGTGAAGACAAAAGGGAAAACGGGAGTAGAAATGGAAGCATTAACAGCTGCCAGTGCTACGGCTCTTACCGTTTATGACATGTGTAAAGCATTAGATAAAGGAATGGTGATCGGCCAAACGTACTTAAGCCACAAGAGCGGCGGTAAAAATGGTGACTATCACCGCGCTTAA
- a CDS encoding type 1 glutamine amidotransferase domain-containing protein, which produces MGKKIAVVVTDLFEDVEYTDPVHAFKEAGHDIVTVEKESGNKVTGKNDDETVTIDKGIDDVSPGDFDALFIPGGFSPDILRGDDRFVQFAKSFVDDGKPVMAICHGPQLLITAEVLKDRDVTGFKSIHVDLKNAGAKLHDEEVVVCGGNLVTSRTPDDLPAFNRESLKVLG; this is translated from the coding sequence TTGGGTAAGAAGATTGCAGTAGTTGTCACAGACTTATTTGAGGATGTTGAATACACAGATCCGGTTCATGCTTTTAAGGAAGCAGGACATGACATTGTAACGGTTGAAAAAGAATCAGGCAATAAAGTAACAGGCAAAAATGATGATGAAACTGTAACAATTGATAAAGGAATTGACGATGTTTCTCCAGGTGACTTTGATGCCCTCTTTATTCCAGGAGGCTTCTCACCTGATATTTTACGCGGTGATGACCGTTTTGTTCAATTTGCTAAATCGTTTGTAGATGATGGCAAGCCTGTTATGGCGATCTGTCATGGTCCGCAGTTACTCATAACAGCAGAAGTATTGAAAGACAGAGATGTGACTGGATTCAAGTCCATTCATGTAGATTTGAAAAATGCAGGAGCGAAACTGCATGATGAGGAAGTAGTCGTTTGCGGCGGTAACTTAGTCACAAGCCGAACGCCAGATGACCTTCCAGCATTTAACCGAGAATCATTAAAGGTATTAGGATAA